A single Camelus ferus isolate YT-003-E chromosome 3, BCGSAC_Cfer_1.0, whole genome shotgun sequence DNA region contains:
- the BHMT gene encoding betaine--homocysteine S-methyltransferase 1 isoform X1 — MVPIGGKKAKKGILERLNSGEVVIGDGGFVFALEKRGYVKAGPWTPEAVVEHPEAVRQLHREFLRAGSNVMQTFTFYASEDKLENRGNYVAEKISGQKVNEAACDIARQVADEGDALVAGGVSQTPSYLSCKSETEVKKVFQQQLEVFMKKKVDFLIAEYFEHVEEAVWAVEALKASGKPVAATMCIGPEGDLHGVTPGMCAVRLVKAGASVVGVNCHFDPTISLQTVKLMKEGLEAAGLKAHLMSQPLAFHTPDCGKQGFIDLPEFPFGLEPRVATRWDIQKYAREAYNLGVRYIGGCCGFEPYHIRAIAEELAPERGFLPPASEKHGSWGSGLDMHTKPWIRARARKEYWENLRIASGRPYSPSMSKPDAWGVTRGTAELMQQKEATTEQQLRELLEKQKFKSSQ; from the exons ATGGTACCGATTGGGGGCAAAAAGGCCAAGAAG GGCATCTTAGAACGATTAAACTCCGGAGAGGTTGTGATCGGGGATGGAGGGTTTGTGTTTGCACTGGAGAAAAGGGGCTATGTGAAGGCAGGGCCCTGGACGCCAGAAGCTGTAGTGGAACACCCAGAAGCAG TTCGCCAGCTTCATCGAGAGTTCCTCAGAGCTGGATCCAATGTCATGCAGACCTTCACCTTTTATGCCAGTGAAGACAAGCTGGAGAACAGGGGAAACTATGTTGCAGAGAAAATATCG GGGCAGAAAGTCAATGAAGCTGCTTGTGACATTGCCCGGCAAGTAGCTGACGAGGGAGACGCTTTGGTGGCCGGAGGCGTGAGCCAGACACCTTCGTACCTTAGCTGCAAGAGCGAAACTGAAGTCAAAAAAGTCTTTCAGCAACAGTTAGAGGTCTTCATGAAGAAGAAAGTGGACTTCTTGATTGCAGAG tattttgaacACGTTGAAGAGGCTGTATGGGCGGTTGAAGCCTTGAAAGCATCTGGGAAGCCAGTGGCAGCGACCATGTGCATCGGCCCAGAGGGAGATTTGCACGGTGTGACCCCTGGCATGTGTGCGGTGCGCCTCGTAAAAGCAG GCGCTTCTGTCGTTGGCGTGAACTGCCATTTCGACCCCACCATCAGTTTACAAACAGTGAAGCTCATGAAAGAAGGCTTGGAGGCTGCCGGACTGAAAGCCCACCTGATGAGTCAGCCCTTGGCCTTCCACACCCCCGACTGCGGCAAACAGGGATTTATCGATCTGCCAGAATTCCCCTTTG GACTGGAGCCCAGAGTTGCAACCAGATGGGATATTCAAAAATACGCCAGAGAGGCCTACAACCTGGGGGTCAGGTACATAGGCGGGTGCTGCGGATTTGAGCCCTACCACATCAGAGCGATTGCAGAGGAACTGGCCCCAGAAAGGGGATTTTTGCCACCAGCTTCAGAAAAACATGGCAGCTGGGGAAGTGGTTTGGACATGCACACCAAACCCTGGATTAGAGCCAG GGCCAGGAAGGAATACTGGGAGAATCTTCGGATAGCCTCAGGCCGGCCATACAGCCCTTCAATGTCAAAGCCAGATGCCTGGGGAGTGACCCGAGGAACAGCTGAGCTGATGCAGCAGAAAGAAGCCACAACAGAACAGCAGCTGAGAGAGCtccttgaaaaacagaaattcaaatcTTCCCAGTAG
- the BHMT gene encoding betaine--homocysteine S-methyltransferase 1 isoform X2 has protein sequence MQTFTFYASEDKLENRGNYVAEKISGQKVNEAACDIARQVADEGDALVAGGVSQTPSYLSCKSETEVKKVFQQQLEVFMKKKVDFLIAEYFEHVEEAVWAVEALKASGKPVAATMCIGPEGDLHGVTPGMCAVRLVKAGASVVGVNCHFDPTISLQTVKLMKEGLEAAGLKAHLMSQPLAFHTPDCGKQGFIDLPEFPFGLEPRVATRWDIQKYAREAYNLGVRYIGGCCGFEPYHIRAIAEELAPERGFLPPASEKHGSWGSGLDMHTKPWIRARARKEYWENLRIASGRPYSPSMSKPDAWGVTRGTAELMQQKEATTEQQLRELLEKQKFKSSQ, from the exons ATGCAGACCTTCACCTTTTATGCCAGTGAAGACAAGCTGGAGAACAGGGGAAACTATGTTGCAGAGAAAATATCG GGGCAGAAAGTCAATGAAGCTGCTTGTGACATTGCCCGGCAAGTAGCTGACGAGGGAGACGCTTTGGTGGCCGGAGGCGTGAGCCAGACACCTTCGTACCTTAGCTGCAAGAGCGAAACTGAAGTCAAAAAAGTCTTTCAGCAACAGTTAGAGGTCTTCATGAAGAAGAAAGTGGACTTCTTGATTGCAGAG tattttgaacACGTTGAAGAGGCTGTATGGGCGGTTGAAGCCTTGAAAGCATCTGGGAAGCCAGTGGCAGCGACCATGTGCATCGGCCCAGAGGGAGATTTGCACGGTGTGACCCCTGGCATGTGTGCGGTGCGCCTCGTAAAAGCAG GCGCTTCTGTCGTTGGCGTGAACTGCCATTTCGACCCCACCATCAGTTTACAAACAGTGAAGCTCATGAAAGAAGGCTTGGAGGCTGCCGGACTGAAAGCCCACCTGATGAGTCAGCCCTTGGCCTTCCACACCCCCGACTGCGGCAAACAGGGATTTATCGATCTGCCAGAATTCCCCTTTG GACTGGAGCCCAGAGTTGCAACCAGATGGGATATTCAAAAATACGCCAGAGAGGCCTACAACCTGGGGGTCAGGTACATAGGCGGGTGCTGCGGATTTGAGCCCTACCACATCAGAGCGATTGCAGAGGAACTGGCCCCAGAAAGGGGATTTTTGCCACCAGCTTCAGAAAAACATGGCAGCTGGGGAAGTGGTTTGGACATGCACACCAAACCCTGGATTAGAGCCAG GGCCAGGAAGGAATACTGGGAGAATCTTCGGATAGCCTCAGGCCGGCCATACAGCCCTTCAATGTCAAAGCCAGATGCCTGGGGAGTGACCCGAGGAACAGCTGAGCTGATGCAGCAGAAAGAAGCCACAACAGAACAGCAGCTGAGAGAGCtccttgaaaaacagaaattcaaatcTTCCCAGTAG